A window of Castanea sativa cultivar Marrone di Chiusa Pesio chromosome 1, ASM4071231v1 contains these coding sequences:
- the LOC142628266 gene encoding putative flavin-containing monooxygenase 1, whose product MASDQNQSHIHLASKVGVIGAGISGIAAAKQLSGYSPVVFEATDSIGGVWKHCSFTSTKLQTPRCDYEFSDYPWPERDNSTFPSHVEILEYLHGYATHFDVLKFIKFNSRVIEIRYVGDRSTDNIQHKLSSKTSTEYGNLLKGHPVWEVAIENNQSQTVQWYAFEFLVVCIGKYGDIPKMPSFPPNKGQEVFQGKVLHSLDYSKLDKETSRALLKGKKVAIVGYKKSAIDLAVECAVANQGPDGQSCTMVIRTLHWTVPSYRIWGLPFFLFYSTRSSQFLHERPNQNLFRTLFLPLLSPMQRAISKFIESYLVWKLPLVKYGLKPDHPFVEDYASCQMAILPENFFAEADKGKIEFKKTSKWWFWNGGIEFEDNTRLEADVVLLATGYDGKKKLQAVLPEPFRSLLVDSSGIMPLYRGTIHPLIPNMAFVGYIESVSNLHTAELRCTWLAKLADNVFKLPSIEKMLTQVTEEMQVMKRTTRFYKRHCISTFSINHSDEICEEMGWNAWRKKNWLSEAFSPYNSEDYIDEKEN is encoded by the exons ATGGCTAGCGACCAAAACCAAAGCCACATTCACTTAGCATCTAAGGTTGGGGTAATCGGGGCTGGTATTAGCGGAATCGCTGCCGCTAAGCAGCTTTCGGGTTATAGCCCTGTGGTTTTTGAGGCCACAGATTCCATAGGAGGTGTCTGGAAACACTGTTCTTTCACTTCTACTAAACTCCAAACCCCTCGTTGTGATTATGAGTTCTCTGATTACCCTTGGCCTGAAAGAGATAATTCAACTTTCCCTTCTCATGTTGagatattggaatacttgcatGGCTATGCAACACACTTTGATGTGTTGAAGTTCATCAAGTTCAACTCTAGGGTGATCGAAATCCGGTATGTTGGTGACCGGAGTACTGATAACATTCAACACAAATTGAGTTCCAAAACATCCACAGAGTACGGGAATCTGCTGAAAGGCCATCCTGTTTGGGAGGTTGCCATAGAAAATAACCAATCTCAAACTGTTCAG TGGTATGCTTTCGAGTTTCTTGTGGTTTGCATCGGAAAATACGGAGACATACCAAAAATGCCAAGTTTTCCACCAAACAAAGGCCAAGAAGTATTTCAAGGCAAGGTCTTACATTCACTGGATTACTCTAAACTTGACAAAGAAACCTCTCGTGCACTTCTCAAAGGAAAGAAGGTGGCAATTGTTGGCTACAAAAAATCAGCTATTGATTTAGCCGTCGAGTGCGCAGTGGCAAACCAAG GACCTGACGGGCAATCATGCACGATGGTGATAAGGACTTTGCACTGGACCGTTCCATCTTACAGGATTTGGGGATTgccatttttcttgttttattcaACAAGGTCCTCTCAGTTTCTCCACGAAAGGCCAAATCAAAATTTGTTCAGGACCTTGTTCTTACCTCTTTTATCTCCAATG CAAAGAGCAATTTCCAAGTTCATAGAGTCGTACTTGGTGTGGAAGCTTCCCTTAGTGAAGTATGGACTGAAACCAGATCATCCATTCGTGGAGGACTATGCCTCTTGCCAGATGGCTATCTTGCCAGAGAATTTCTTTGCTGAGGCAGACAAGGGAAAGATAGAGTTtaaaaagacatcaaaatggtGGTTTTGGAATGGGGGAATTGAATTTGAAGACAACACGAGATTGGAGGCTGATGTTGTGCTTCTTGCTACTGGTTATGATGGGAAGAAAAAACTTCAAGCTGTACTTCCTGAGCCTTTTAGGAGTCTCCTAGTGGACTCCTCCGGGATCATGCCCCTTTACAG AGGCACGATTCATCCCTTAATCCCCAACATGGCGTTTGTGGGGTATATTGAGAGTGTCTCAAATCTGCACACGGCGGAGTTACGGTGCACCTGGCTGGCTAAATTGGCTGATAATGTATTCAAGCTTCCTAGTATTGAGAAAATGCTGACACAAGTAACAGAAGAGATGCAAGTCATGAAGAGGACAACCAGATTCTACAAGAGACACTGCATTTCCACTTTCAGTATCAACCACAGTGATGAGATTTGTGAAGAGATGGGATGGAATGCTTGGAGGAAGAAGAATTGGCTTTCGGAAGCTTTTAGCCCTTACAACAGCGAAGACTAcattgatgaaaaagaaaattaa
- the LOC142640354 gene encoding protein AAL-toxin resistant 7 — translation MRSRSSKAETRQGMEIDHKLNSKLKEEPHLSGAYIRSLVKQLTSSRTKDPMNSKDPETTGFSDQSQQQAQQEPPQPQQHKKQVRRRLHTSRPYQERLLNMAEARREIVTALKRNPRIYPSSTPNFSNYLDHLSYSSSFSHSPGSYPFTWSTPSPFAPSPVAENLNFTLPNQPLGLNLNLHDFNNLDTSLYHNPSLCSSSSSPSQSSSSSPTLSLAIDQEVPNSVVTTPALADHVIESIGEQHQMEWNDTMNLVTSAWWFKFLKTMEIEGPAEVKTEGADFDGYHPFDEVMEFPSWLNANENCLQQHFNDDCSKDYLQYPALPCMDIGEIEGMDGDWLS, via the exons ATGAGGAGTCGATCTTCAAAAGCAGAAACTAGGCAAGGAATGGAAATAGATCATAAGCTTAATAGTAAGCTCAAAGAGGAACCTCATCTGTCCGGTGCTTACATCCGTAGCCTAGTGAAGCAACTTACCTCCTCAAGAACCAAAGACCCCATGAATTCCAAAGACCCAGAAACTA CTGGTTTCAGTGATCAATCCCAGCAACAAGCACAGCAAGAACCTCCACAACCTcaacaacacaaaaaacaagTTAGGAGGAGACTCCACACCAGTAGACCATACCAAGAGAGGCTTCTAAACATGGCTGAGGCTAGGAGAGAGATTGTCACTGCTCTTAA GAGAAATCCTAGAATATACCCATCAAGCACCCCCAATTTTTCTAATTATCTAGACCATCTTTCCTactcatcatctttttctcaTTCTCCAGGATCATATCCTTTCACTTGGTCCACTCCTTCTCCATTTGCTCCTTCACCTGTTGCTGAAAACCTGAATTTCACACTTCCAAACCAGCCCTTAGGCCTAAATCTCAATCTTCATGATTTCAACAACTTAGACACCAGTCTTTATCACAACCCTTCACTGTGCTCATCCTCATCATCTCCATCTcaatcatcatcctcatccccAACTCTTTCTTTAGCTATTGATCAGGAAGTACCCAATTCAGTTGTGACTACTCCTGCACTAGCAGATCATGTTATTGA ATCGATAGGTGAGCAGCATCAGATGGAATGGAATGACACAATGAATTTGGTCACATCAGCATGGTGGTTTAAGTTCTTGAAGACCATGGAAATTGAGGGTCCAGCTGAAGTTAAGACTGAAGGAGCTGATTTTGATGGGTACCATCCATTTGATGAAGTCATGGAATTCCCATCTTGGTTGAATGCAAATGAAAACTGCTTGCAACAACATTTCAATGATGACTGCTCAAAGGACTACTTACAATATCCTGCTTTGCCTTG CATGGACATTGGAGAAATCGAAGGAATGGACGGGGACTGGTTATCATGA